TATGGCCGTCACAGAACGGCGAGTCCTGCGTTTGCAAGCGCAAGCTTTTCGTTAAAGTATCGCGCCAAACATGATCCGTTGCCAGAGCACGCGCGATAGATTAGGTATTCGCTCTCATCATTAGCAACCAAATCTGACCGCCCGATGGCCTCAAGAATACTGCGACTGACCCGGCCGACCCAGGTCCCTCTCAGGGTGACGACTGGCGTCCCCATCCACAAGGCATCGGCTGTTGTTGTTGCTCCCCCGTAGGGGGTTGGGTCAAGCGCAATGTCAATACGATTGTAGTACGCAAAGTGCTCGGCGTGCGACAGCCGTCCGACAAACTCAATGCGTTCAGGCGCGATTCCATGTTTAGCAAAACGTTCCTGAGTCTGCTTTGATACTGACAAATCGCTGAAGGCTCTATCTTTTAGGATGAGAGAAACATCTGACACTTGCTTCAGCAAACGCGCCCAAAGAGCGATCGTCTGATCGGATAGCTTAGCGCTTTTGTTAAAGCTACCAAATACAATATCGCTGTTTTTGGTCGCTCTTGGCTCAATTGGAATATCAACTTCGGGCGGGGTGTAACAGCATACCATTACCCATAACTATCCCTGACGCTGCGGTAAGCCTCCAGCGCCATGACAAAATCGGGGATGCGCTGCAACCCAATCCAGAGCGTCTTCGGTCCCGGGAACCCATCGGATTTGCGGTTGAGAAAGCCGCCCAGGGAGGCGACCATGCGCACCATGGTATCGAGCGAGGGCGGCTGCTCGGGTGGCGCTTGTTTCTGGGTGACCAGATAGACCGCCTTCCATTCCTCCTCGGCAAAGACCGCATCGCAAGGCAACTCCGGGCACTCGCGCCCGAGCATGGTCAGGTACAGCACCCGCCACGCGATGATCATGTACAAAGCGAGCGCCGGCTCCAGGCGCTCGCGCGTCTCGAGCTGCAGCTCCTCGATGCGGCAGCCACTTTTTAAGATCCGGAAAAAAATCTCCACTTGCCACCTGCAAAGATACCAGGAGAGCGTCTCGATGGCCTCCTCGGCGCTCTGCACCGCCAGATTGGTCAGCAACAGCCAGTTGAGTGGCTCCTCGCCGGCGGGTGGATTGACCTCGGTGGCGAGCAAGGCCGTGACCGTGACATCGGGCAAGGTGCGATCCGGGCGCCAGGGTGCCTTCAGGGTCACGCGCACCACCTTGATCTCCTGCTTGACCTGGCGTGCTTTGGCCCCCTTGGTGGCGGGACGCTCGAAGGTGATCTCGGTGAGCACCGCAGCGGCGTCCAGGGCCTCATTGAGCTTTCTGCCATCGGCCAAGCAGCGGTCGCGATGCTGCACCCGTACCAGCCAATCGGCGCTGTTCTCGGGGATGGGCGCTTCAACAAACAGGTCGTAGATGTCGCCCTCGCGATCGGCAACATAGGTCAAGCGCGTGTCGCTCAGTTCCTCGGCCAGCGCATTGACGCGCGCGTAGCCATCGACCCAGCGCACGCTTTCTTTCTCCTCCAGTGGGCGGCGCGAGTCTTTGTCCTGGCCCAGGCTACCGGGCTCGCGCACAAAAGTGTGCAAATCCAGCAGCCCCAGCGCGAGGCGCTCGGGCGTGACCGCCAAGGTGGGATGGATGTACATCCCATAGCGGCTCTCAAAGTTCAGTGGCCCAAGACCGACAATGCCTTTTTTGGTTGTATAGTCCAGCTCGCTGGTATCTTGGATACACAGCACCCGCGGATGCTCGCGCAGACGTTCTTCGGTACAAGCAAAATGGGGTGCGAGGATCTGCTCGGCGGTGACCGTGGGATGATCGAAAAAGCGATAGGCGGCCCGGGTCTCATACCAACCGTTGCAAGCCCCGGGAATACTTTGTGTCGGCTTGGCGCCGAGGGTTTCAAGCACCTGTTGGGCGCGATGATTCAGGCGCTTGTCGCCCAGAGAGATGTCCTGCAGTTCAGAGGCCAGCGCGATCATGCCACCACCCCCAGGGCGGCGCGGAAGTCCGCCGCCAGCGGGTAGACATAGATCGCCTTGCGCGGCAGCGCGGCCCGATGGGTGCGGTCGCACTTGCCGCGCCCGGTGGTTTCGCCCAAGTCGTGCCAGTTGGCGGCACGGTAACAGGTCCCGGCAAAGCGTGGGGTCTCGACAAAGGTCTCCAGCAGCACCAGACGCTCGCCATAGCGGGCGGGAAAGTCGACACTGACTTGCCGCGCGGCCAAGGACAGCACCTTGGAGGCGAGGTGTTTGACCTGCACCCAGGGCAGGATGAGGAAGCGGGCGTTGTTGAGCACCCGTCCCAGGTGTGCTTGGCGCTGCGCGGGCGTCCAGCCAATCCAGCGGTCGCGGGCAGCGACTTTCCAGGCCGCCGCGCCAAAGCCGATGGCGCCGAGCAGACCGCCATCCCACTGGATCAGGTAGCGCAGCTGCGCACCAGGCAGGGGACTGTAGCCGAGGTAGTGGTAGCGCTCGATCAGGCCGTTCCATAATTGCGAGGCCCTTCGATCATCAACGCGCGCCAGGCGCAAGCCGCTGAGCGCGCGCAGCGGGACGGACACTGGGATCGGTTCGGGCCGGGACTCGGGGCGCGGGACGAAGCGCCGCCCATTGCCATTGCCGCAGGTCGGTGGCGGCAGCACAATGAGCCCGGCACGATGCAACCGCAGCAGTCCCACCCGGGCACTCATGAGCTTGGGGCGGCCTTGGATATCGGTCCACTCCAGCGCGCGGCACACCCGCCGAGCGATCTCCGCGCGCAGCGGCGGCTGCGCCAGCGCGATCTCCTGGCGAATGCGCGCTAAGTCGGTCTCGTTGAAAGGGCGCCCACATAAACGGCTTGGAATCGCTTGGTCCATGGTCTCCCGTCCCCTTGCTGAAGATGAAAGGGCATCTCAGCAGAACTCGGGAGCTGTGTCCAGCCCCGGACGACGCTGGGGCGGGGAGATATGGGTAATGGTATGGTGTAACAGAGGTAACAATTCGGCATGCGCCATACCCGCTCGGAAAAGTTTGCGTCCTCATTTTCCGGCGCAACGCATGAGTCGGCTAGAATATAGTCAATTGCGGCAAGACCAGTTGTGTCAGAGTACCCAAGCCAAGTGACCTGCACTGGCGCCGGGCGTTGGGCAAATACCGGCAACCGGTTGTGCGCGGTATGGCCTGATAGGTCGATCAAAATATCAATTGCGTCTGCGCGTATCTTGTCCGCGGCGGCTCTGTCGCTCAACCCGGCAAGGTTGACCCAGCTATCCACCTTCTCAGATAACTTGTCCGTATAGCTATCGTGCTTGCGGCCTGTGTTGTAACAGACGACGTCGAAATCTTTGTGGTTATGATTTGCAAACACTCCACTTACAAAATATCCAACAGGATGTTGTCGAAGATCACCTGACACATAGCCAATTCGCAATCTTCGGGTTGGATCGGGAAGATTGCGATGTATGATCTTATCTTGGCTGGAGTTAAAGCGTTTGCCGTACTCCAACGCGGCGGAAGCGAGGGCGTTGGTGGCTGTTACTTCTGAGTAATGCAGAGTAAAAAGCCTGTTAGAGTGTGCTACCGCATTGTCGAGCGCGACTTCCAACACCCTCTGATAACAGGCTAGCGCTTCAAGATGGCAACCATAATCAGTAAGTACGTCACCGCGATTGTCATTTGCATTCACATCGTCTGGCCGTATTTGCAGCGCCGCTTCGTAGGCTGCAAGCGCATCATTCAGGCGTCCCAAACTCTGCAAGACATCACCACGGTTGTTGTGCGCCCCGGCAAAATCTGACCTGATCAGCAGGGTAGTCTCGTAGCACTGCAGCGCTTCCTCAAAACGCCCGAGGTCCTTTAGAACATTGCCTCGATTAAAATGCACTTTGGCGCTTTTCGGTCTGATGCGCAAAGCTTCATTATAGGACTCAAGGGCACCCTGCAGGGCACCAAGGTCCAGCAATGCATTACCGCGATTGACATGGCCTTAAAAAATTCTGGGCTGATTTTTAATGCGGCATCGTAAGCGGCTAGCGCATCATATAGGCGGCCAAATTTTTTAAGAACCTGCCCGTAGTTCAAGTAATAGGCGGGATTAGATCGCTCGATATTGATTGCTTTTCGGATCAGTGACTCTGCTGTTTCATGATCACCTGCCTGATGCGCGGCGAGGCCGAGCAGGTGGAGAGCGTCGGCATCTTCTGGCTCAGCGGCAAGGATGGCGCGATAGATTTCCGCAGCGGCCTGAAGATCACCGCTTTGGTGGCACTGAACACCCTGTCGCAAAAGCTGTCCTGCCTGACTGGGCTGGGATCTTGCGCGGCGCTGTCCCTTTCGCGCGGCGTTCTGCTCTGATCTGCGCTTTTTTCTATTCACTGATATCGGCGACGGGCAAATCGGACGATCATGACTTACCAGGGAATCGGCTGCCCATCGCGGAAAAAGCCCCCGCTGGGACCGTCGTCTGACAAGGTGGCGGCCCAGACGATGCCTGCGGCGCCTTCTTCGATGGAACGCGTCGCGTTGCTGCCGCCCATTTCGGTCCGCACCCAGCCGGGGCAGACGGAGTTGATTTTGATGCCGGTGTCTTTAAGTTCGTCGGCGAAGATGCGGGTGACGGCGTTCATCGCGGTTTTGGATAGCCGATAGGCGGGGGCGAAGCCATTCATGTCGCTCAACTGGCCCATGCCGGAGGAGACGTTGACCACCCGCCCTTGGCCTTGCATCAGCGGGATCAAGCTCTGGCATAGGCGCAGGGCCGACAGGGTGTTGGTCTCGAAAGCGCTGCGCAGGTCGGTGAGATCAGCGTCGAAGATGCTGGAGCCGGGCGTGCCGGGAGGCGGATCAGGGAAGATGCCGGCGTTATTGACCAGCACGTCGATGCGGCCGAATTCTTTGCTCAGGTATTTGCGCAGGGCCAGCACCGAGGGTTCCTCGGTAACATGCAGCGGGAAGAAACGCACGTCGAGGCCTTCGGCGGCGAGCTTGCCGGCGGCGCTCTGGCCCTCGGCCTCGCGACGGGCGGTGAGTATCACGCGGTAGCCACGAGCGCCGAGTTGGCGGCAGGTTTCCAGGCCAAGTCCGCGATAAGCGCCGGTGACGACGGCGACGGGTTCGGTATCCATGGGCGACGAAGGCTGATGCCAGAGTTTGTGACGGCTGGTTGTTCGAGTTGGATGTGCTGATCTTGCGGCTGAATTCTGTGCCACTGGATTATGTGCTATTGAATTCTATGCCAGTATAGCAGCCTGGAATCGAAGTCCCGCAGTTACGCATCACCAAGAGGCCAAAATCAGGACTTCGCGCATCGGCATCCCATCTGCACCATAAGCATTGCCCCACCCGCGACAGAAACCCCGCGACATGAGCTCAGCGCAAAACCCGCCTCCCGACCCGATGGACCAGATCCGCATCCGCGGCGCCCGCACGCACAATCTTAAGAATATCGACCTCGACCTGCCGCGCAATCGGTTGGTGGTGATGACCGGGCTGTCGGGCTCGGGCAAGTCGTCCCTCGCCTTCGACACCCTGTATGCCGAGGGCCAGCGGCGCTATGTCGAGTCGCTCTCGGCCTATGCCCGGCAGTTTTTGTCGCTGATGGAAAAGCCCGATGTCGATCACATCGAGGGCCTGTCCCCGGCCATTTCCATCGAGCAGAAGACTAGCTCGCATAATCCGCGCTCCACGGTCGGCACCATCACTGAGATTCATGACTATCTGCGCCTGCTGTTTGCGCGCATCGGCATCCCGCACTGTCCGGAGCATGACGAGGCGCTGGCGGCACAGACAGTCACGCAAATGGTGGATCAAATCCTCGCGCGGCCAGAGGGTGAGAAGCTGATGCTGCTCGCGCCCATTGTGAGCGATCGCAAGGGCGAGTATCAGGCGCTGTTCGCGGAGCTCAATGCCCAGGGCTTTGTTCGTGCGCGCATCGACGGGGCGCTGTGCGAGCTCGATGTGCCGCCGGCGCTGGACGCCAAGGCCCGGCATGATATCGAAGTGGTGGTGGATCGCTTCCGTGTGCGGGCGGATCGCGCGCAGCGACTCGCGGAGTCTCTTGAGACGGCACTGGCGCTGTCTGGCGGCCTGGTGCGCCTGGCGGTCATGGATGAGCCGGGCGCGCCCGAGACCACCTTCTCGGCCAACTTTGCCTGCCCCCGCTGCGGCTATAGCCTGAGCGAGCTGGAGCCGCGGCTGTTTTCCTTCAACAACCCCGCGGGAGCCTGTCCGGCCTGCGACGGGCTTGGGCATGAGCTGTTCTTCGACCCCGACAAGGTGGTGCAGCAGCCGGCGCTCAGCCTGGCCGAGGGCGCCATTCGCGGCTGGGACAGCAACAATCGCCACACCTTTCGCATGCTTCAGGCGCTGGCCGCGCATCTGGGATTTGACCTTGAGACACCCTGGCATGCGCTGCCGGCGCCGATTCAAGCCCAGGTGCTGCGCGGCACCGGGCAGGACAAGCTCAAACTCAAGCTCCCGCACGAGCGCGGCAGCGGCAAACAGCGGGTGTTCGAGGGTGTGCTGCCGATGCTCGAGCGTCGTTATCGCGAGACCGACTCTACCCTGGTGCGCGAAGAGCTTGGCCGCTATCTGTCGCGCCAGCCCTGCCCGGCTTGCAACGGCACCCGCCTGAACCGCGCCGCGCGCCATGTGCGCATCGGCGGGAAGAATCTGCCCGAGCTGTCCGCGCTGCCGGTGGGCGACTGCCTGCGCTGGTTCGACACGCTGGAATTGAGCGGCCAGCGCGCGGCCATCGGCGAGAAAATTCTGGTTGAAATCATCCAGCGGCTGCGCTTTCTCGCCGATGTCGGCCTGACTTACCTTAGCCTGTCGCGCGGGGCCGATACCTTGTCTGGCGGCGAGGCGCAGCGCATCCGCCTGGCCAGCCAAATCGGCGCCGGACTGGTGGGGGTCATGTACATTCTCGACGAGCCGTCCATCGGCCTGCATCAGCGCGATAACGCCCGCCTGCTTGATACTCTGCGGCGACTGCGCGACAGCGGTAACACGGTGATCGTGGTCGAGCATGACGAGGAAGCGATGCGCGCGGCCGATGAGATCGTCGATCTCGGCCCCGGCGCGGGTGTTCAGGGCGGGCGCATCATTGCGCAGGGCACGGCTGCGGAGATTATGGCTCAGCCGGACTCGCTGACTGGCCAGTATCTCTCAGGCGCGCGCCGCATCGAGATCCCAGCCCAGCGCCGCACGGCCGATGGCGACCGCTGGCTGCGTCTGCTCGGCGCGAGCGGCAACAATCTGCAAGAGATTGACATCGCAATCCCGGTCGGCATCTTTTGCGCCGTCACCGGCGTGTCGGGTTCGGGCAAATCCACCCTGATCAACGACACCCTCTACCCGATCCTGGCGCGCGAACTGAACCAGATCACCACTGGGGCCAGCACCCAGGGTGCGCCCTATCGCGAGCTGCAGGGACTCGAACATTTCGACAAGGTGATCGACATCGACCAAAGCCCCATCGGCCGCACGCCGCGCTCCAACGCCGCGACCTACACCGGGCTCTTTGGCCTGATTCGCGAGCTGTTCGCCGCGGTGCCCGAGTCACGCGCGCGCGGTTATGGCCCAGGCCGCTTCAGCTTCAACGTGAAAGGCGGGCGTTGCGAAGCGTGCAAGGGCGACGGGCTGATTCGCGTCGAGATGCATTTTCTGCCCGATCTCTATGTGCCCTGCGACGCCTGCGGCGGGCGGCGCTACAACCGCGAGACGCTGGAAATTCGCTACAAGGGCAAGACCATCGACGAGGTGCTGAACCTGACCGTGGAGGATGCGCTCGCCTTCTTCGCCCCGGTGCCCAAACTCAAGCGCAAGCTCGACACCCTGATGAGCGTCGGCCTGACGTACATCGCGCTCGGCCAAAGCGCGACCACCCTCTCAGGCGGGGAGGCGCAGCGCATCAAGCTCAGCCGCGAGCTTTCGCGCCGCGACACCGGCCGCACCCTCTATATTCTGGACGAGCCGACCACCGGCCTGCATTTCGAGGACGTGCGCAACCTGCTCGCTGTGCTGCATCAGCTGCGCGAACGCGGCAATACCGTGATCGTCATCGAGCACAACCTGGATGTGATCAAGACCGCCGACTGGGTGATCGATCTCGGCCCAGAGGGCGGCGATGGTGGCGGGCGCTTGGTCGCGGCGGGCACCCCAGAGGCTGTTGCCGAATTCGAGGGGTCTCAGACGGGCCGCTTTCTGCGCAGGCTTATCTTTGCTGCGGCCTGAGAAGAACGTCCGCGACAATGCGCTATCCGCAAGATCGCTCAATTCGGCGCGATTAGCGCAGCCTCGATTGCCGTCAGAACTCAGAGAAAACAGAAGGCATCACCACGCCACGCGCAGCGGCAGTTGGGCACCGTAGGCATGCACCTCGCGCACGGTCACATCCCAGCGCGCCAGGCGTTCGGCCGGGTCCGGGTGCGTGTTCACCGAATGGCGCTCGCCATGCTCGGTGCGCCCGGCGCGCGCAAGCTTGGCCCACATGCTGCGCGCCCGACTGGCATCATAGCCGCCGGCTTCGAGAATATAAGCAGCAAGATAGTCGGCCTCGTTTTCCTGGTCTTTGGAATAGCGCAGTTGTCCGACCATTGCACCCACACCTGCGCCCATCAGGGCCGAATCGGCGATGCGCGAAGACCGTTCGTCACTGGCATAGTTCCCACCGGAGGTCGACGCCGCGCCGAGCGCGCCCATGACCAGACCACCCACCAGGGCGCCGCTCATGGCATTCATTCTGGTCTCGGCAATATGATTGGCGGCGTGATGTCCCATCTCGTGGGCAATGACCATAGCGATTTCCTCGTCATTCCGGGCGTAGCTCAGCACGCCTTTCTGGATGACGATGGTGTCGGCCCCGGCGGCAAAGGCGTTGAGCTCGGGATTGGACGAGTAGCGCAGATCCCATTGGCAGTTGTCCTCACCCATCTGGTAACACATCTGCGTCGCGCCGGGCTCGAGTCGGTTGAAAATGGCCCGAACCTTGGCCTCCGCGGCGCGGTCGCCGATTGGTCTCGATCGCGGTGGCGGCATGCTACGGATTTCCTGGCTCGCCTGCCCGACCGCCGCCGGACTCACCGGCTGTGACAAATGCACCGGCGTGGCGCAGGCGCCGAGGAAAAGCGTGAGCAAGGAGGCAGTCACCAAGGCCAAGCGAGGCCAGTTGGCATGAACGCATTGATGCCGGGCTTGATTGAAGAAAGATTGATTCATCATCACAAACCGATCAGGCAGAAAACTAAAACCGCTGGGGCCAGCGCCGGGCACCATGCAATACACGCAGAATGAGAACAAGGTCACCAACTACACGATAAGCCACAATGTAAGAGGTTCCGCTGATCACCAACTCGCGGGTATCCCTGACTCTGCCCAGGCGACCAATGGACGGATTTTGCGTCAACTGAGAAACGGCTGCAAAATCCGCTCAGCCACCTGCGCGGCCGTTTGGGGATTGTCTTCGGCGATATAAGCCCTAACCGCCTGCAAATCGCCAATTGCCCGTTCGTGCCATTTTAGCCGCAACTTGGCGGCTCCAGTTCAAAGCTCGCCCCCCAACTGCGAAGCCAGCGTTCGACCTCCTCATGTTCCACGATGCGCGCCTGGCCACTCTCGAGTTCACTTACGGCATCCTGAATGGCCGCCACCTGCCAGTCCTCATGCGCGACATAGCGCTCAATGGCGTCGACCATCAGCGACCCAGGCTGGCACCCAGTCGCCTGAGCCAGCAGGTTCAGACGATTCAGGGTCTCTGACTCCAGCCGGAGCGACACGGTTTCCTTCATACCCTTACCTCAGGTGTATTGGCCGACCTAAGAAACCAAAGATTGTGGACCAACACTCCAGGCCAACACTCCCAGCAATGCACCCTGGACTTGAATCAAGGCTGCGGTATCCGGTTTTCCGGAACCCGCCCAACAAGATGAACCCGAGAATCAGCGAAAGTTCCACACCAAGGCCAGTGTCAACAGCAGCAGAAGAATGCCATGCAGGCGATAATCCCACCACCAGCGGGTTCCGGGCTCGGGTTTGGACAGCGCCGGTGACCAGAGTGCCGGCGAGCGCTCAGCGGCGCTGACCGGCCAGAGCCAGCTGGTGGCGAGAAAAATCCCGGCGCTGACAAAAAACAGCAAGCCAGCAATCAGGGTGAAATGCAGGGTGATCACACCAAGCAGCCAGAGCCCGAACAGCACTGCCGAGATCAGATGCCCGCCGAGCAGCGTCGCGAGCGCGCTGCGCGGTCCGGCGCGAGCGACAAAGGCGCCGAGCAGAAAGACTGCGGCCACCGGCGGCACCAGGTAGGACAGCGCGGTTTGCAGGTAATGGAACAGCCCCTCGAAATGGCCGATCAGGGGTGCGATGATCGCCGCGAGCAGCATAAAGAGCAGGATGGCGACACGACCGATCCAGGCGGTGCGCCTTGGGCTCAAGCTGGGCCAGGCGGGCTTGATGAAATCGAGCGTCAGCAGAGTGGCGGCTGAATTCAGGGTGGAGTCGATGCTCGACATCAGGGCGGCGACCAGCGCGGCCAAAATCAGCCCGGTCAGACCCACCGGCAGCAGCTCGGAGATCAGTGCCGGGAACACTTGATCGCCATGCTCAAGCCCAGGCAGTATCTGAATCGCCATCACTCCGGGCAGCACCATGATGAAAAGCACCGGCAGCTTGAGCAGCCCTGCCAGCAGCGCGCCGGCGCGCGCGTGGCTGATGCTGCGTGCGCCCAGCACCCGCTGCACGATGAACTGATTAGTGCACCAGAAGTAAAATCCCAGCACCGGCACGCCGATCAGGGTGCCGAGCCAGGGTAGGTTCGGGTCATCCAGCGGCAGGAACAGGTGCAGCCGCTCGGGCGGCGTGGCCGCGACCAGCGCGCCCCAGTCGAAGCCGAGCTCGGCAAAGCTGAGCCAGGTGACCAAGCAGGCGCCGATGATGAGCAAAATGGCCTGGAGCACGTCGGTGTAGACCACGGCGGCCAGTCCGCCGGCGGCGGTGTAGCTGGCGGCGACTGCGGCCAGCAGCAGCGCGGCGGTGAAGAGATCCAGACCCGGCACCAGACTGGCCAGCACCAGGGCGCCGGCAAAGAGGGTGCCGGCGGTGTCGACCAGGATATTGGCGAGCAGCGTCAGCGCCGAGAAGTAACGCCGCGCGCGGCGGTCGAAGCGGCACTCCAGCCACTCGGGCACAGTGCCGATGCGGGCATTGAGATAGAGCGGAATGAACACCAACGCCATGACGACCAGAATGGGCGCGGCCATCCATTCGTAATTGGCGACCGCCAGCCCCCAGGTGTAAGCCGCGCCGGCCAGGCCGATCAGGGTGGTGGAGGAGATGTTGGAGGCAAAGAGCGACAGCCCGACCGGCGCCCAGTGCAGCCGCCGCCCGGCCAGGAACAGGTCCTGATCATCATGGGTGCGCCGCGCGACCAGCACGCCGATGACGGCAATCAGCACGAAGTAACCGCCGATAACGGCCAGATCGACGGCGGTGAGCGAAATCTGACTGAGGTTGATCTCTTTCACACGAACCTCGGCAAGCGTTCAGCCGTCATCCCTTGCCTGTTCGGCCGTTTGCGCGAGAAAGCCATCGATTTCACATGCAATGCGTTCCATCAGTGCCTCGACCGAGGCATGGTGCAAAGCGACCGCCGCCTGCGCGCTGCCTGCCGGGTCGCGGGCCGAGAGCTTGAGATTGCGCAATTCCTCGACACGCCTGGCCAAGGCTTCGCGATCGAAGCGAATTTCCGCGCGCAGTCGCTGGATGGTGCCGTTCATAATGACTCCCCTTCACTGTCGATGCGCTCGAGAAGGCTCGGCGGCGCTTGCTCAATCTCGACTAGATCGACGGGAGCTTGGAAGATGTTCATCAAGTCTCCAAGCGCGGCGAAGTAGCGCTCGGGCATCAGTCCGGCAACGGCCAGATCCACGTCGCTGTCGGCATGGCAACGACCTGTCGCGA
Above is a genomic segment from Thiorhodovibrio litoralis containing:
- a CDS encoding O-linked N-acetylglucosamine transferase family protein translates to MVCCYTPPEVDIPIEPRATKNSDIVFGSFNKSAKLSDQTIALWARLLKQVSDVSLILKDRAFSDLSVSKQTQERFAKHGIAPERIEFVGRLSHAEHFAYYNRIDIALDPTPYGGATTTADALWMGTPVVTLRGTWVGRVSRSILEAIGRSDLVANDESEYLIYRACSGNGSCLARYFNEKLALANAGLAVL
- a CDS encoding IS4 family transposase, which produces MIALASELQDISLGDKRLNHRAQQVLETLGAKPTQSIPGACNGWYETRAAYRFFDHPTVTAEQILAPHFACTEERLREHPRVLCIQDTSELDYTTKKGIVGLGPLNFESRYGMYIHPTLAVTPERLALGLLDLHTFVREPGSLGQDKDSRRPLEEKESVRWVDGYARVNALAEELSDTRLTYVADREGDIYDLFVEAPIPENSADWLVRVQHRDRCLADGRKLNEALDAAAVLTEITFERPATKGAKARQVKQEIKVVRVTLKAPWRPDRTLPDVTVTALLATEVNPPAGEEPLNWLLLTNLAVQSAEEAIETLSWYLCRWQVEIFFRILKSGCRIEELQLETRERLEPALALYMIIAWRVLYLTMLGRECPELPCDAVFAEEEWKAVYLVTQKQAPPEQPPSLDTMVRMVASLGGFLNRKSDGFPGPKTLWIGLQRIPDFVMALEAYRSVRDSYG
- a CDS encoding DUF4338 domain-containing protein → MDQAIPSRLCGRPFNETDLARIRQEIALAQPPLRAEIARRVCRALEWTDIQGRPKLMSARVGLLRLHRAGLIVLPPPTCGNGNGRRFVPRPESRPEPIPVSVPLRALSGLRLARVDDRRASQLWNGLIERYHYLGYSPLPGAQLRYLIQWDGGLLGAIGFGAAAWKVAARDRWIGWTPAQRQAHLGRVLNNARFLILPWVQVKHLASKVLSLAARQVSVDFPARYGERLVLLETFVETPRFAGTCYRAANWHDLGETTGRGKCDRTHRAALPRKAIYVYPLAADFRAALGVVA
- a CDS encoding O-linked N-acetylglucosamine transferase, SPINDLY family protein, with the protein product MLDLGALQGALESYNEALRIRPKSAKVHFNRGNVLKDLGRFEEALQCYETTLLIRSDFAGAHNNRGDVLQSLGRLNDALAAYEAALQIRPDDVNANDNRGDVLTDYGCHLEALACYQRVLEVALDNAVAHSNRLFTLHYSEVTATNALASAALEYGKRFNSSQDKIIHRNLPDPTRRLRIGYVSGDLRQHPVGYFVSGVFANHNHKDFDVVCYNTGRKHDSYTDKLSEKVDSWVNLAGLSDRAAADKIRADAIDILIDLSGHTAHNRLPVFAQRPAPVQVTWLGYSDTTGLAAIDYILADSCVAPENEDANFSERVWRMPNCYLCYTIPLPISPRPSVVRGWTQLPSSAEMPFHLQQGDGRPWTKRFQAVYVGALSTRPT
- a CDS encoding tetratricopeptide repeat protein; translation: MYRAILAAEPEDADALHLLGLAAHQAGDHETAESLIRKAINIERSNPAYYLNYGQVLKKFGRLYDALAAYDAALKISPEFFKAMSIAVMHCWTLVPCRVPLSPIMKLCASDRKAPKCILIEAMF
- a CDS encoding SDR family oxidoreductase; the protein is MDTEPVAVVTGAYRGLGLETCRQLGARGYRVILTARREAEGQSAAGKLAAEGLDVRFFPLHVTEEPSVLALRKYLSKEFGRIDVLVNNAGIFPDPPPGTPGSSIFDADLTDLRSAFETNTLSALRLCQSLIPLMQGQGRVVNVSSGMGQLSDMNGFAPAYRLSKTAMNAVTRIFADELKDTGIKINSVCPGWVRTEMGGSNATRSIEEGAAGIVWAATLSDDGPSGGFFRDGQPIPW
- the uvrA gene encoding excinuclease ABC subunit UvrA, giving the protein MDQIRIRGARTHNLKNIDLDLPRNRLVVMTGLSGSGKSSLAFDTLYAEGQRRYVESLSAYARQFLSLMEKPDVDHIEGLSPAISIEQKTSSHNPRSTVGTITEIHDYLRLLFARIGIPHCPEHDEALAAQTVTQMVDQILARPEGEKLMLLAPIVSDRKGEYQALFAELNAQGFVRARIDGALCELDVPPALDAKARHDIEVVVDRFRVRADRAQRLAESLETALALSGGLVRLAVMDEPGAPETTFSANFACPRCGYSLSELEPRLFSFNNPAGACPACDGLGHELFFDPDKVVQQPALSLAEGAIRGWDSNNRHTFRMLQALAAHLGFDLETPWHALPAPIQAQVLRGTGQDKLKLKLPHERGSGKQRVFEGVLPMLERRYRETDSTLVREELGRYLSRQPCPACNGTRLNRAARHVRIGGKNLPELSALPVGDCLRWFDTLELSGQRAAIGEKILVEIIQRLRFLADVGLTYLSLSRGADTLSGGEAQRIRLASQIGAGLVGVMYILDEPSIGLHQRDNARLLDTLRRLRDSGNTVIVVEHDEEAMRAADEIVDLGPGAGVQGGRIIAQGTAAEIMAQPDSLTGQYLSGARRIEIPAQRRTADGDRWLRLLGASGNNLQEIDIAIPVGIFCAVTGVSGSGKSTLINDTLYPILARELNQITTGASTQGAPYRELQGLEHFDKVIDIDQSPIGRTPRSNAATYTGLFGLIRELFAAVPESRARGYGPGRFSFNVKGGRCEACKGDGLIRVEMHFLPDLYVPCDACGGRRYNRETLEIRYKGKTIDEVLNLTVEDALAFFAPVPKLKRKLDTLMSVGLTYIALGQSATTLSGGEAQRIKLSRELSRRDTGRTLYILDEPTTGLHFEDVRNLLAVLHQLRERGNTVIVIEHNLDVIKTADWVIDLGPEGGDGGGRLVAAGTPEAVAEFEGSQTGRFLRRLIFAAA
- a CDS encoding M48 family metallopeptidase, coding for MLTLFLGACATPVHLSQPVSPAAVGQASQEIRSMPPPRSRPIGDRAAEAKVRAIFNRLEPGATQMCYQMGEDNCQWDLRYSSNPELNAFAAGADTIVIQKGVLSYARNDEEIAMVIAHEMGHHAANHIAETRMNAMSGALVGGLVMGALGAASTSGGNYASDERSSRIADSALMGAGVGAMVGQLRYSKDQENEADYLAAYILEAGGYDASRARSMWAKLARAGRTEHGERHSVNTHPDPAERLARWDVTVREVHAYGAQLPLRVAW
- a CDS encoding type II toxin-antitoxin system RelE/ParE family toxin — encoded protein: MTQNPSIGRLGRVRDTRELVISGTSYIVAYRVVGDLVLILRVLHGARRWPQRF
- a CDS encoding CopG family ribbon-helix-helix protein; the protein is MKETVSLRLESETLNRLNLLAQATGCQPGSLMVDAIERYVAHEDWQVAAIQDAVSELESGQARIVEHEEVERWLRSWGASFELEPPSCG